The Streptomyces sp. NBC_00459 DNA segment CTGCGTGAGGCGCTGGGCATCCGCGTCGAGGAGTACCGGCCGCTCCGGCGCGACGAGCGGGTCACCCTGTCGGACCGAACGCGGGGCACCGCCTGGAGCGAGTCCCTGCGCGCCGAGGGCGCCGAGACGCTCGCCGCCTACACGCACGGGATGCTCGCAGGCCGCCCGGCGCTGACCCGGCACCGCTTCGGCACCGGTCAGGGCTGGTACCTCTCGACGTGCCTCGACGACACCGGGTACGCCGCCCTGGTCGCGCGGCTGCTCACCGAGGCCGGCGTGGGCCCCGAGATGCCGGGCCTGCCCCCACAGGTCGAGGCCACCACCCGACTCGCCCCGGACGGCCGTCGCTGGCGCTTCCTGATCAACCACAGCACCGAACCCGTATCTCTGCCCGAGCCCGCCCACGACCTGCTCACGCACGGCACGGTGTCCGAACTGCCCGGCGGCGGCTGCGCCGTGCTTCGTATCGCCTGAGCGGGGCCCGGGCTCCCCCTGTCCCTCTCCGGAAAGGCAACCATGACCAGCGCACCGCAGATCCTCCGATGGGGCCACCGGGCCCTGGAGGTCGAGATCGGCGTCGGCGAAGACGGCACCGCCCGCCTCACCCGTATCGGCCTCCCCGGCGGGACACCCCCCGAGCCGCGTTCGTGGCCTCCGCTGCCCCTGGTGGAAGTGACGGCCGCGGGTCACGGCCGGGCCTGGTCGGGCGGACGCCTCATCGACACGTCCCTCGGCGGACGGCTGCGGCACCGCACGCACCAGGTGACCCGCGACGGCGACTGGCACGTACTCACCGTCGAACTCCACGATCCCGAGACCGGGCTCGTCGCCGAGGTGACCTACCGCTCGCCGGAAGGAGTGCCCGTGCTGCGCGCCGAGGTGCTCCTGCGCAACGACGGGGCAGCCACCCTCCACCTGGAGTCCGTCTCGTCCCTCGTCGTGGGCACTCTCGCGGACGGTCCGGAGGCCATCGACGCCGCCGACCTGCTGTGGGCCGAGAACGACTGGGTCGCCGAATGCCGCTGGCAGCGCAGGCCGATGCGCGTGACCTCGCCGGGCCTGGGCGACCGCGTCGTCTACGACAACGGCAAGGGGGAGTTCACGCAGACCGGGCGGGGCGTGTGGTCCAGCTGCGGCCGGCTGCCCATGGGGGGTCTGACCGACCGTCACCCGGGCCGCACCTGGCTGTGGCAGATCGAGCACAACGGCGGCGGCTGGCACTGGGAGTGCGGAGAACGCGACACGCTGGCCTACCTGGCCATGTTCGGCCCGAACGACACCCACCACGGCTGGCGGCATCCGCTGGAGGCGGGCGCGGAGTTCCGTACCGTGCCCGTCGCCCTCGCCTTCAGCGACGACGGCGGCCCCGACGAGGCGTTCGCCGCGCTCACCCGCTACCGTCGCGCCCTGCGCCGCCCGCACCCCGACCACCGGCAACTCCCCGTCATCTTCAACGACTACATGAACTGCCTGATGGGTGACCCCACCACGGAGAAGCTGCTGCCACTGATCGACGCGGCGGCCGAGGCGGGCGCGGAGTACTTCGTCATCGACGCCGGCTGGTACGACGGTGAGAACGGCGGCTGGTGGGACAGCGTCGGCGCCTGGGAACCGGCCGCCTCCCGCTTCCCCGGGGAGCGCGGGATCCACGAGGTGCTGGACCGTATCCGGGAACGCGGCATGGTCCCCGGTCTGTGGCTGGAGCCGGAGGTGATCGGCGTCCGCAGTCCCATGGCCAAGTCCCTGCCCGACGAGGCCTTCTTCCGCCGCGACGGCATCCGTGTCACCGAGACCGGCCGCCACCACCTGGACCTGCGCCACCCCGCCGCCCGCGCCCACCTGGACCAGGTGGTGGACCGGCTGGTCGGTGAGTGGGGGGTCGGCTACCTCAAGCTCGACCACAACATCGACCCCGGCTCCGGCACCAGCGCCCACCCCGGCGAGACCCCGGGCGCCGGACTCCTCGGCCACAACCGTGCCCATCTCGCCTGGCTCGACGGCATCCTGGACCGCTACCCGCACCTGGTGGTGGAGAACTGCTCCTCCGGCGGTATGCGCTGGGACTACGCACTGCTGTCCCGGCTGCAGCTGCAGTCCACCAGCGACCAGCAGAACCTCCAGCTGTACGCCCCCATCGCGGCCTCCGCGCCGACCGCCGTCACCCCCGAGCAGGGCGCCGTCTGGGCCTACCCGCTGCCGGAGCACTCCCAGGACGAGGTGGCCTTCACCATGGCCAACGCCCTCCTCGGCCGCATCCACCTGTCGGGCCTCCTGCCCGAACTGCGGCCCGAGGCCCGCGCCCTGGTCCACGAGGGCGTCGCCGTGTACAAGGCCCTACGCGCCGACCTGGCCCGGTCGGTGCCCGTCTGGCCGCTCGGTCTGCCGGTCTGGGACGACCCCTGGCTCGCCCTGGCCCTGCGGACTCCGGACACCACGTACGTCACCGTCTGGCGCCGCCCCGGCGCCGAGGCCACTACGGTCCTCCCCCTGCCCCATCTCCGCGGCTCGGCGGCACCGGCCGAGGTGCTCTACCCCACCGCACACCGGGCCGTCCTCTCCTGGGACCCCGACACCGCCGACCTCACGCTGACGCTGCCCACGGCTCCGTCCGCCGTACTGATCCGCCTCACCCACACGGTGCCCGAGGCGTCCTGACAGGCCATCGCCGGACCGCGACGACGACAACCGCACCACCGAAAGGACTTGACCCCGTGTCGGACAAGCAGCAGACGGACGCCACCTTCCCCAACCCCGTCATCCCAGGCTTCCACCCCGACCCCAGCATCTGCCGCGTGGGCGACGACCACTACATCGTCTGTTCCAGCTTCGAGTACTTCCCCGGCATCCCCGTCTTCCACAGCCGCGACCTGCTGCACTGGACACAGATCGGCAACGCCCTCGACCGGCCGAGCCAGCTTCGCCTCACGGACACACGGTCGTCCGGCGGTATCTACGCCCCCACCCTGCGCCACCACGACGGCCGCTTCTGGCTGATCGTCACCAACGTGACCGAGGGCGGCGGCAACATGCTGTTCACCGCCACCGATCCCGCCGGGCCCTGGTCCGATCCGGTCCGTCTGCCCGACGTCCCCGGCATCGACCCGGACCTCGCGTGGGACGAGGACGGCACCTGCTGGTGCACGGTCGCCGGGGTCTCGCAGGTCCGCATCGACCCGTACACGGGGGAGTCGTTCGGACCGCGGCGCCAGCTGTGGTCCGGCGCCCCCGGCGCCAAGGCTCCGGAAGCTCCGCACCTGTACCGGATCGGCGACCACTGGTACCTGCTCATCGCCGAGGGCGGCACCGAGCGCTGCCACGGCGTCTCGATCGCCCGTGGACGGACGCCCACGGGCCCGTTCGAGCCGTGCCCGGACAACCCCATCCTCACCCACCGCGGCACCGACCACCCCATCCAGAACACCGGCCACGCCGACCTGGTCCAGCGGTCCGACGGCTCGTGGTGGATGGTGTTCCTTGGCGTCCGGCCGGGTGGTGGAAGCCCGGGCTGGCACGTGCTGGGCCGCGAGACCTTCCTGGCACCGGTCGAGTGGGTCGACGGCTGGCCTGTCGTCGGCGAGGTGACATCCGAACTGCCCGCGCCCTCCTGGCCGCTCGTCCCCGGCCCCGTCCAGTCGGTCCGGGACGACTTCGATCTCAGCGAACTGCGTCCGCAGTGGATCTCCGTGCGCGACCGTCCGGCGGAGCACTGCACCACCAAGGAACGGTCCGGCTGGCTGACGCTGCGCGCCCGGGGCGGCTCCCTGGACGAACCCGACGTCGTGTTCGTCGGCCGCCGCCAGCAGCACCTGACGTGCGAGGCGCGCACGCGGATCGACCCGGCGGAAGGGCGCGGCGGACTCGCCGTACGCCTGGACGAGGAGCACCACTACGAGATCGAGGCGTCCGAAGGAGAGGTGCGCGTCCTCAGCCGGATCGGACCGCTGCGCACCGTCGTGGAGTCCCGGTCCGTGCCCGCCGGGCCCGTGGTCCTCGGCGTCCGCGTCCGCGCCACCGTTCCCCTGGACGCCCGCACCGGGCCCGACACCCTCACGCTCGGCATCGAGGAGCCGGACGGCACGTTCACCGCGCTCGGCACCCTCGACGGCCGCTATCTGTCGACCGAAGTGGCCGGCGGCTTCACCGGCCGGGTCATCGGCATGTACGCCGCGACCGGCACCGTCCACTTCGACTGGTTCGACTACGAGCCGCTCACCCGCTGATCCCTCACCGCGCGACAGGACACCGCGTCGCCGGCCGGAGACGTCCGGCCGGCCCCTCCATCGACCGTCTGCCGCTCCATCCCCCCACGAGCGGAACCCCCCGCTCGGCCAACAGAGAAGGATCAAAGATGAAGGGAACGCCACACCCCACCCGTCGCCGCAGTCGCGGCCCCGGCCGTCTGTTCGGCCTCCTCCTGGCGCTGGTCGCCGCGATCGGGCTGACCAGCACCACCGCGTTCGCCCTGCCGAGCCACAAGGACACGTCCCTCGTACGGCTGCAGCTCGCCGATCTCGCCGCCGCCCCGAAGGACACAGTGGCCGCGATGCAGCCCAGCTGGAATCTGGGCAACACCCTCGACGCCATCCCTGACGAGACCTCGTGGGGCAACCCCCTGACCACCAAGGCCCTGTTCGACAAGATCAAGGCCGAGGGCTTCCGCAGTGTCCGGATCCCCGTCACCTGGAGCGGCCACCAGTCCGCCACCGCCCCTTACACGATCGACGCGACCTGGATGAACCGCGTCAAGCAGGTGGTCGACTGGGCGCTGGCCGACGGTCTCTACGTCGTGCTCAACGTCCATCACGACTCGTGGCAGTGGATCACCACCATGCCGACCGACCACGACAACGTCCTGGCCCGCTTCAAGGCCACCTGGACCCAGATCGCGGGCAAGTTCCGCGACTCCCCGCAGTCGCTGCTCTTCGAGAGCAACAACGAGCCGCAGTTCAACAACACCACCGACGCCCAGGGCATCCAGTACAACAGCGAACTGAACACCGCGTTCCACACGTTGGTGCGCCAGACCGGCGGCAACAACGCGACCCGTCTGCTCATGCTGCCCACCCTGCACACCAACGCCGGCCAGGAGTTCCTCGACGCCCTGGTCGGCGAGATGAAGGCGCTGAACGACCCCAACCTCGTGGCCACCGTGCACTTCTACGGCTGGTACCCGTTCAGCGTGAACGTCGCCGGCGGCACGAAGTTCGACGCCACCGCGCAGAAGGACATGAGCGACACCTTCACCCGGATCCGCAACACCCTGACCTCCAAGGGCATCCCCGTCTATCTGGGCGAGTACGGCCTGCTGAACTACCCCGACCACAACCACCCCGCCCGCGTCGAACTGGGCGAGGGGCTCAAGTACTTCGAGCAGTTCGGCTATGAAGCCCGCACGGCCGGCGTGACCACGGCTCTGTGGGACGCCTTCAACTTCCTGAACCGCACCACGTTCCAGTGGCGCGACCCCGCCATCATCGACCAGATCAAGTCGAGCTGGACCACCCGCTCCGGAACCGCCTCCTCGGACCGGGTCTTCCTGGCGAAGTCGAGCGCGATCACCGCCCAGACGATCACCCTGAACCCGAACGGCGGTAGTTTCCTGGGGGTTTGGCAGGGCAACACCATGCTCACTCCGGGCCGGGACTACACCGTCTCCGGCAACCAGCTCACGCTCTCGGCCACCGCGCTCACCCGGCTGGCCGGCAACCGCGTCTACGGGGTCAACGCGACCGTCGAGGCCCGCTTCAACCGGGGCCTGCCCTGGAAGATCCACGTGACCACGTACGACAGGCCGGTGCTCTCGAACGCGACCGGCAACACCAACGGTGTCACCATCCCCACCCAGTTCCGCGGTGACCTGCTGGCGACCATGGAGGCCACGTACGCCGACGGCAGCAACGCCGGCCCGACGAACTGGACTCCCTACCAGGAGTTCAACAACGCCTTCTCCCCCGACTACCCGGGCAACGCACTGCTGCTCACCTCGAACTTCGTCAACTCGCTGCGGGACAACGCGCAGGCGACCCTCGTCTTCCATTTCTGGAGCGGTGCCACCGTGACGTACCGCGTGACGAAGTCCGGAGGTTCGGTGACCGGCACCGTCGGCTGACGGACGCTGTTTCGCCCCGGGTGCCCACCCGGCACCCGGGGTTCTCCCCCGGTCCGCTCAACCCTTCGGCGGGGCCGTGCTCTCGCGGACGGTGAGGGTGGTGGCTATCTCCACACCCACCTGGGGCACGTCCTCGCCACGGCCCAGTGCCAGTGCCAGTTCGGTGGCGGCCACCGCCATCTCCGCCAGGGGCTGGTGGACCGTGGTCAGCGGCGGATCGACCCAGGCGACCGCCGGTACGTCGTCGTAGCCCACCACACTCAGGTCGTGCGGGATGCTC contains these protein-coding regions:
- a CDS encoding alpha-galactosidase translates to MTSAPQILRWGHRALEVEIGVGEDGTARLTRIGLPGGTPPEPRSWPPLPLVEVTAAGHGRAWSGGRLIDTSLGGRLRHRTHQVTRDGDWHVLTVELHDPETGLVAEVTYRSPEGVPVLRAEVLLRNDGAATLHLESVSSLVVGTLADGPEAIDAADLLWAENDWVAECRWQRRPMRVTSPGLGDRVVYDNGKGEFTQTGRGVWSSCGRLPMGGLTDRHPGRTWLWQIEHNGGGWHWECGERDTLAYLAMFGPNDTHHGWRHPLEAGAEFRTVPVALAFSDDGGPDEAFAALTRYRRALRRPHPDHRQLPVIFNDYMNCLMGDPTTEKLLPLIDAAAEAGAEYFVIDAGWYDGENGGWWDSVGAWEPAASRFPGERGIHEVLDRIRERGMVPGLWLEPEVIGVRSPMAKSLPDEAFFRRDGIRVTETGRHHLDLRHPAARAHLDQVVDRLVGEWGVGYLKLDHNIDPGSGTSAHPGETPGAGLLGHNRAHLAWLDGILDRYPHLVVENCSSGGMRWDYALLSRLQLQSTSDQQNLQLYAPIAASAPTAVTPEQGAVWAYPLPEHSQDEVAFTMANALLGRIHLSGLLPELRPEARALVHEGVAVYKALRADLARSVPVWPLGLPVWDDPWLALALRTPDTTYVTVWRRPGAEATTVLPLPHLRGSAAPAEVLYPTAHRAVLSWDPDTADLTLTLPTAPSAVLIRLTHTVPEAS
- a CDS encoding glycoside hydrolase family 43 protein, with the translated sequence MSDKQQTDATFPNPVIPGFHPDPSICRVGDDHYIVCSSFEYFPGIPVFHSRDLLHWTQIGNALDRPSQLRLTDTRSSGGIYAPTLRHHDGRFWLIVTNVTEGGGNMLFTATDPAGPWSDPVRLPDVPGIDPDLAWDEDGTCWCTVAGVSQVRIDPYTGESFGPRRQLWSGAPGAKAPEAPHLYRIGDHWYLLIAEGGTERCHGVSIARGRTPTGPFEPCPDNPILTHRGTDHPIQNTGHADLVQRSDGSWWMVFLGVRPGGGSPGWHVLGRETFLAPVEWVDGWPVVGEVTSELPAPSWPLVPGPVQSVRDDFDLSELRPQWISVRDRPAEHCTTKERSGWLTLRARGGSLDEPDVVFVGRRQQHLTCEARTRIDPAEGRGGLAVRLDEEHHYEIEASEGEVRVLSRIGPLRTVVESRSVPAGPVVLGVRVRATVPLDARTGPDTLTLGIEEPDGTFTALGTLDGRYLSTEVAGGFTGRVIGMYAATGTVHFDWFDYEPLTR
- a CDS encoding cellulase family glycosylhydrolase; protein product: MKGTPHPTRRRSRGPGRLFGLLLALVAAIGLTSTTAFALPSHKDTSLVRLQLADLAAAPKDTVAAMQPSWNLGNTLDAIPDETSWGNPLTTKALFDKIKAEGFRSVRIPVTWSGHQSATAPYTIDATWMNRVKQVVDWALADGLYVVLNVHHDSWQWITTMPTDHDNVLARFKATWTQIAGKFRDSPQSLLFESNNEPQFNNTTDAQGIQYNSELNTAFHTLVRQTGGNNATRLLMLPTLHTNAGQEFLDALVGEMKALNDPNLVATVHFYGWYPFSVNVAGGTKFDATAQKDMSDTFTRIRNTLTSKGIPVYLGEYGLLNYPDHNHPARVELGEGLKYFEQFGYEARTAGVTTALWDAFNFLNRTTFQWRDPAIIDQIKSSWTTRSGTASSDRVFLAKSSAITAQTITLNPNGGSFLGVWQGNTMLTPGRDYTVSGNQLTLSATALTRLAGNRVYGVNATVEARFNRGLPWKIHVTTYDRPVLSNATGNTNGVTIPTQFRGDLLATMEATYADGSNAGPTNWTPYQEFNNAFSPDYPGNALLLTSNFVNSLRDNAQATLVFHFWSGATVTYRVTKSGGSVTGTVG